In Thermococcus zilligii AN1, a genomic segment contains:
- a CDS encoding MarC family protein codes for MSELSIILSSALLMLIMIDPSDKILLVALLREDFEIEDIKALIIRANLIGFILLLSFAVAGQIILQEIFHVDINALKVAGGFVLFKIGLEALESGGMFTLKREKDILALAAVPVAMPLIAGPAAITAVITLTAEYGYKVSLSATAIAMVIVALSMFIALYVMKSVNKTFLGVTIRIMGLFIMAIGAQMMVEGVIGISERLLNVSG; via the coding sequence ATGAGCGAGCTCTCCATAATACTAAGTTCCGCACTGCTCATGCTCATCATGATTGACCCGAGCGACAAGATACTCCTGGTCGCCCTCCTGAGGGAGGACTTCGAGATAGAGGACATAAAAGCCCTCATTATCAGGGCGAACCTGATAGGGTTCATCCTTCTGCTGAGCTTTGCAGTTGCCGGTCAGATAATCCTGCAGGAGATATTCCACGTCGACATAAACGCCCTGAAGGTAGCCGGCGGCTTCGTCCTGTTTAAGATAGGTCTCGAAGCGCTTGAGAGCGGCGGGATGTTCACACTCAAGAGGGAGAAGGACATACTGGCCCTGGCGGCTGTTCCAGTCGCGATGCCTCTCATAGCGGGCCCGGCGGCCATAACAGCTGTTATAACCCTGACAGCTGAGTACGGCTATAAGGTATCCCTCTCCGCCACAGCTATAGCGATGGTGATAGTGGCCCTCTCGATGTTCATAGCGTTGTACGTAATGAAATCGGTGAACAAGACATTCCTGGGCGTGACCATAAGGATAATGGGCCTCTTCATAATGGCGATTGGCGCCCAGATGATGGTCGAGGGGGTCATCGGGATATCGGAGAGGCTGTTGAATGTATCCGGCTAA
- a CDS encoding cation:proton antiporter — MDVFLELALILIVAELFGYLSIRIGFPAALGQILGGILIGPSVLGLVGYDEGVKLLAELGVVMLLFLAGLETDVEEFKHVGVPAFIIASFGVLVPFIFGYLGAIAWGYSSVQAMFFGGVLTATSVGLTTSVLMEMKKLRTRVGTTILTSAVVDDVLGIIVLTILVGINTRGSIYAEDLIIILGEVAVYFALGLLVGHPAVKGALKASEKITLPETVTAFAIAITLIFAYLEEQFQIAGITGAYLAGILVASTEEAREINTKTTTISYSLFIPIFLVSIGIESDVHALAYAGTFALVYSLLGILGKVLGCGLGALVSRFKPKEALQIGVGMIPRMEVGLIMANIALREGVFDRGTFAIAVTMVVITTIVTPFLLKWAFSKD, encoded by the coding sequence ATGGACGTGTTCCTTGAGCTCGCGCTGATACTCATAGTCGCTGAGCTGTTTGGCTACCTGAGCATTCGCATCGGCTTTCCAGCGGCCCTCGGCCAGATCCTCGGTGGAATCCTCATAGGGCCCTCAGTCCTCGGGCTGGTGGGCTACGACGAGGGAGTAAAACTCCTGGCGGAGCTGGGAGTCGTCATGCTCCTGTTTTTGGCGGGCCTTGAGACTGACGTTGAGGAGTTCAAGCACGTTGGCGTTCCCGCGTTTATAATAGCCTCCTTCGGCGTCCTCGTGCCCTTTATCTTCGGTTACCTCGGTGCCATTGCCTGGGGCTACTCAAGTGTCCAGGCCATGTTCTTCGGCGGCGTTCTCACCGCCACCAGCGTCGGTCTTACCACCAGCGTACTCATGGAGATGAAGAAGCTCCGCACGAGGGTAGGGACGACTATTCTAACCTCTGCAGTCGTCGACGACGTGCTCGGTATAATCGTGCTGACGATACTGGTCGGCATAAACACCCGCGGGAGCATCTATGCAGAGGATCTAATAATCATACTCGGCGAGGTTGCTGTTTACTTTGCCCTGGGCCTCCTGGTGGGCCATCCTGCCGTTAAAGGGGCCCTCAAAGCCTCGGAAAAAATAACCCTCCCCGAAACCGTCACTGCCTTCGCAATAGCGATAACGCTCATATTCGCCTATCTCGAGGAGCAGTTCCAGATAGCGGGCATAACAGGGGCATACCTCGCCGGAATCCTGGTTGCCAGCACGGAGGAGGCGAGGGAGATAAACACCAAGACAACGACGATAAGCTACTCCCTCTTCATTCCGATATTCCTCGTCAGCATCGGGATAGAGAGCGACGTCCACGCTCTGGCCTACGCTGGAACCTTTGCACTCGTCTACTCGCTCCTTGGAATTCTTGGGAAGGTTTTAGGATGCGGTCTGGGGGCGCTCGTCTCCCGCTTCAAGCCCAAGGAAGCCCTCCAGATCGGTGTCGGCATGATACCCCGCATGGAGGTCGGTCTGATAATGGCCAACATCGCCCTGCGTGAGGGGGTCTTTGACAGGGGGACTTTCGCCATAGCCGTGACCATGGTGGTGATAACGACCATTGTAACGCCCTTCCTGCTGAAGTGGGCGTTCTCAAAGGATTAG